The following are encoded together in the Streptomyces sp. NBC_00341 genome:
- a CDS encoding ABC transporter ATP-binding protein has translation MGDPHPNPPPASPPPPSADAPKLRARSLARSFGRGAKALAALGPVDLDIVPGEFACIVGPSGCGKSTLLRIAAGLLRPSAGELSIRTTAARPAAMIFQDYGIYDWKTVLANVRFGLDIQRVPRKEADARAHDWLSRIGLAEFAGAYPAALSGGMRQRVAIARALAVEPEILLMDEPFAALDAQLRTILQDELLELTQTTRTTTLFITHSLEEAIVLGDRVLVMSARPGRIIAEHRPPFERPRTGDIRSTPEFTALKSELWDLLRGEVRGEAALV, from the coding sequence GTGGGAGACCCGCACCCGAACCCACCCCCCGCGTCACCGCCACCGCCCTCCGCCGACGCCCCCAAACTCCGCGCCCGCTCCCTGGCCCGCTCCTTCGGCCGGGGGGCCAAGGCCCTGGCCGCCCTCGGTCCGGTCGATCTCGACATCGTGCCGGGCGAGTTCGCCTGCATCGTCGGCCCGTCCGGCTGCGGCAAGTCCACTCTGCTCAGGATCGCGGCCGGACTGCTGCGCCCCAGCGCCGGCGAGCTGTCCATCCGTACGACAGCGGCCCGGCCCGCCGCGATGATCTTCCAGGACTACGGGATCTACGACTGGAAGACCGTCCTGGCCAACGTCCGCTTCGGCCTCGACATCCAGCGCGTCCCCCGCAAGGAGGCCGACGCCAGGGCGCACGACTGGCTGTCCCGGATCGGGCTCGCCGAATTCGCCGGTGCCTACCCGGCCGCGCTCTCGGGCGGGATGCGCCAGCGGGTGGCGATCGCCCGCGCACTCGCCGTCGAGCCCGAGATCCTGCTGATGGACGAGCCCTTCGCCGCGCTCGACGCCCAGCTGCGCACGATCCTCCAGGACGAACTGCTGGAGCTCACCCAGACCACCCGCACCACCACCCTCTTCATCACGCACAGCCTGGAGGAGGCGATCGTGCTCGGGGACCGGGTGCTCGTGATGTCCGCCCGCCCCGGCCGGATCATCGCGGAGCACCGCCCGCCGTTCGAGCGGCCGCGCACCGGCGACATCCGCTCGACGCCGGAATTCACCGCGCTGAAGAGCGAGTTGTGGGATCTGCTGCGCGGCGAGGTCCGCGGAGAGGCGGCCCTGGTATGA
- a CDS encoding SEL1-like repeat protein, whose product MVFMGDRATLLETERFGQRHAHPAENVLDVAFAAAARYNDYIETAETAECAATVESAETAESADGVQNAEGAETAESADNAESEARHRRAADAGDTASMSVLGALLLRRGDLTGAETYLRAATADGDRAAANNLGVLLHQRGYPDEAADWWRIAAVAGSAAAAHALGRHYRERGDEPGAEYWLRQSAEQGHALGAYALADLLEHRSDVGAERWLRAAAEQGHREAAYRLARMVERNAAGDAHDAFGRPGLGPRTGTGGGVDTTGGRAAVRKDDSPVAGPEAGRVGEAEQWYRQAAARGHRRAALHLGAILEQRGELKEAGRWYLIAAKAGEARAACALGFLLRDAGDRESAAVWWLRAAQEGDGNAANALGALHAARGEQQTAERWYRAAMDAGDVNGAYNLGLLCAAQDRTAQAEQWYRRAAYAGHREAANALAVLLLQAGDATGAEPWFSKAAEAGSVDAAFNLGILHAGRDEDRAALLWYERAAAAGHTEAALQVGMALLHHGEEREAERHLRCAAGGGSAEAAFRLAGVLDSRLPPPGPPALGEPMPEKSECEEWYERAAEQGHRRAQVRVGMLAASRGDVDSASRWYREAAESGSRNGAFNLGLLLAREGSEREAALWWSRAANDGHGRAALRLALLAARRGELTEGQRWCARAVELGPAEVSERAARLREALHQELTA is encoded by the coding sequence ATGGTATTTATGGGGGACAGGGCAACTCTGTTGGAGACAGAGCGGTTTGGTCAGCGTCACGCCCATCCGGCGGAAAACGTGCTGGATGTGGCATTTGCCGCCGCCGCACGGTACAACGACTACATCGAGACCGCCGAGACTGCGGAGTGTGCCGCGACCGTCGAAAGTGCAGAGACCGCAGAGTCCGCGGACGGCGTGCAGAACGCCGAGGGCGCGGAGACCGCAGAGAGTGCGGACAACGCCGAGAGCGAGGCGCGTCACCGTCGTGCCGCCGACGCGGGAGACACCGCGTCGATGAGCGTCCTCGGCGCGTTGCTGCTGCGCCGGGGCGATCTGACCGGCGCCGAGACCTACCTGCGCGCGGCCACCGCCGACGGTGACCGCGCGGCGGCCAACAACCTGGGCGTTCTGCTGCACCAGCGCGGATACCCGGACGAGGCGGCCGACTGGTGGCGGATCGCGGCCGTCGCCGGCTCCGCCGCGGCCGCGCACGCCCTCGGGCGCCACTACCGCGAGCGCGGTGACGAGCCCGGCGCCGAGTACTGGCTGCGCCAGTCCGCCGAGCAGGGCCACGCGCTGGGGGCGTACGCCCTCGCGGATCTGCTGGAGCACCGCAGCGACGTCGGCGCCGAGCGCTGGCTGCGCGCCGCAGCGGAGCAGGGGCACCGCGAAGCCGCGTACCGGCTGGCACGCATGGTGGAGCGCAACGCGGCGGGCGACGCGCACGACGCGTTCGGCCGCCCCGGACTCGGTCCCCGCACCGGAACAGGCGGCGGGGTGGACACCACCGGGGGCCGGGCGGCCGTGCGCAAGGACGACAGCCCGGTCGCCGGACCCGAAGCGGGCCGGGTCGGTGAGGCCGAGCAGTGGTACCGGCAGGCCGCCGCGCGCGGTCACCGGCGTGCCGCCCTGCACCTCGGCGCCATCCTGGAGCAGCGCGGCGAGCTGAAGGAGGCCGGCCGCTGGTACCTCATCGCGGCCAAGGCGGGCGAGGCGCGGGCCGCGTGCGCACTCGGCTTCCTGCTGCGTGACGCCGGAGACCGGGAGAGCGCGGCCGTGTGGTGGCTGCGTGCCGCGCAGGAGGGCGACGGCAACGCCGCCAACGCGCTCGGCGCGCTGCACGCGGCCCGCGGCGAGCAGCAGACCGCCGAGCGCTGGTACCGCGCTGCCATGGACGCCGGTGACGTCAACGGCGCGTACAACCTGGGGCTGCTCTGCGCCGCCCAGGACCGTACGGCGCAGGCCGAGCAGTGGTACCGGCGCGCCGCGTACGCCGGTCACCGCGAGGCCGCCAACGCGCTGGCCGTGCTCCTGCTCCAGGCGGGCGACGCGACCGGCGCGGAGCCGTGGTTCTCCAAGGCGGCCGAGGCGGGCAGCGTCGACGCCGCGTTCAACCTGGGCATCCTGCACGCCGGGCGCGACGAGGACCGGGCCGCGCTGCTCTGGTACGAGCGCGCGGCGGCGGCCGGCCACACGGAGGCGGCGCTCCAGGTCGGCATGGCGCTGCTGCACCACGGCGAGGAGCGGGAGGCGGAGCGCCACCTGCGCTGCGCGGCTGGTGGCGGCAGCGCGGAAGCGGCCTTCCGGCTGGCCGGGGTGCTGGACTCGCGGCTGCCGCCGCCGGGGCCGCCCGCCCTGGGGGAGCCGATGCCCGAGAAGTCCGAGTGCGAGGAGTGGTACGAGCGCGCCGCCGAGCAGGGCCACCGTCGGGCCCAGGTGCGCGTCGGGATGCTCGCCGCGTCCCGGGGCGATGTGGACAGCGCGAGCCGGTGGTACCGGGAGGCGGCCGAGTCGGGCAGCCGTAACGGGGCCTTCAACCTCGGTCTGCTGCTCGCCCGCGAGGGCAGCGAGCGCGAGGCGGCGCTGTGGTGGAGCCGCGCCGCGAACGACGGGCACGGGCGGGCCGCCCTGCGCCTGGCCCTGCTGGCCGCGCGCCGCGGTGAGCTCACGGAGGGGCAGCGGTGGTGTGCGCGGGCGGTCGAGCTGGGGCCGGCGGAGGTCTCGGAGCGGGCCGCGCGGTTGCGCGAGGCGCTGCATCAGGAGCTGACCGCGTAG
- the hisN gene encoding histidinol-phosphatase: MPDYHDDLRLAHVLADAADATTMDRFKALDLKVETKPDMTPVTEADKSTEELIRGHLHRARPRDAILGEEFGVEGTGPRRWVIDPIDGTKNYVRGVPVWATLISLMEAGEDGFQPVVGLVSAPALNRRWWAAKGAGAFTGRSLTSASRLRVSNVERIADASFAYSSLTGWEEQGRLDGFMDLTRACWRTRGYGDFWPYMMVAEGSVDICAEPELSLWDMAANAIIVEEAGGRFTSLDGVSGPGGGNAAASNGTLHHELLGYLNQRY, translated from the coding sequence ATGCCCGACTACCACGATGATCTGCGCCTTGCCCACGTGCTGGCCGACGCCGCCGACGCGACGACGATGGACCGGTTCAAGGCCCTGGACCTCAAGGTCGAGACGAAGCCGGACATGACACCGGTGACCGAGGCCGACAAGTCCACGGAGGAGCTGATCCGCGGCCACCTCCATCGGGCCCGCCCGCGCGACGCGATCCTGGGCGAGGAGTTCGGGGTCGAGGGGACCGGCCCCCGGCGCTGGGTGATCGACCCGATCGACGGGACCAAGAACTACGTACGCGGTGTGCCGGTCTGGGCGACGCTGATCTCGCTGATGGAAGCGGGTGAGGACGGATTCCAGCCGGTCGTCGGTCTGGTGTCCGCGCCCGCGCTGAACCGGCGCTGGTGGGCGGCGAAGGGCGCGGGTGCGTTCACCGGCCGCAGCCTGACCTCGGCGTCCCGGCTGCGGGTGTCGAACGTGGAGCGGATCGCCGACGCGTCGTTCGCGTACTCCTCGCTGACCGGCTGGGAGGAGCAGGGCCGGCTCGACGGCTTCATGGATCTGACCCGGGCCTGCTGGCGTACCCGTGGGTACGGGGACTTCTGGCCGTACATGATGGTCGCCGAGGGATCGGTCGACATCTGCGCCGAGCCGGAGCTCTCGCTCTGGGACATGGCGGCGAACGCGATCATCGTGGAGGAGGCGGGCGGCCGTTTCACCAGCCTGGACGGAGTCTCCGGACCGGGCGGCGGCAACGCGGCGGCCTCGAACGGAACGCTCCATCACGAACTGCTGGGCTATCTGAACCAGCGCTACTGA
- a CDS encoding Fur family transcriptional regulator: MSDLLERLRGRGWRMTAQRRVVAEVLDGEHVHLTADEVHARAVAKLPEISRATVYNTLGEMVTLGEVIEVSTDRRAKRYDPNAHRPHHHLVCATCGAIRDVHPAGDPLADLPAGERFGFTISGVEMTYRGICPNCAATA, translated from the coding sequence ATGAGTGACCTGCTGGAACGACTTCGTGGACGAGGCTGGCGCATGACCGCACAGCGGCGCGTCGTGGCCGAGGTGCTCGACGGGGAGCATGTGCACCTGACAGCCGACGAGGTGCACGCCCGCGCCGTCGCCAAGCTGCCCGAGATCTCCAGGGCCACCGTCTACAACACGCTGGGCGAGATGGTGACGCTCGGTGAGGTCATCGAGGTCTCCACCGACCGCCGCGCCAAGCGGTACGACCCGAACGCGCACCGCCCCCACCACCACCTGGTCTGCGCCACCTGCGGCGCCATCCGCGACGTGCACCCGGCGGGCGACCCGCTGGCGGACCTGCCGGCCGGCGAGCGCTTCGGCTTCACGATCTCCGGGGTCGAGATGACGTACCGGGGCATCTGCCCGAACTGCGCCGCGACCGCCTGA
- a CDS encoding ABC transporter permease: MSTAVKSAHDEEQVLVRRPGPQELHPVRTHRRRRTLEIALAVAVPLLLVLLWQLAAAQSWIDDRVYPAPSTILADGWDRAADGDLWPDVWATLKRVLGGYVIGTVAGYALGLLMGSLALVRAALEPLLDALYVVPKLALLPVFLNMFGLGEGPQIALVAATVFFFVWISTMAAVLAVPVGHRDAGQVFGASPWQMFRHVLLPASLPAVLVGARIAAGVAVLVIVASEQIAAADGLGHLIFDSRALFQNDVMFVGIVCVAVLGVVFSEVVRIAGRLLTPWAPRDRGRSQS; the protein is encoded by the coding sequence ATGAGCACCGCCGTGAAGTCCGCGCACGACGAGGAGCAGGTGCTGGTCCGCAGGCCGGGGCCGCAGGAACTGCACCCCGTACGCACCCACCGCAGGCGCCGCACCCTCGAAATCGCGCTCGCCGTCGCCGTACCGCTGCTCCTGGTGCTGCTCTGGCAGCTGGCCGCCGCTCAGTCCTGGATCGACGACCGCGTCTACCCCGCGCCTTCCACGATCCTCGCGGACGGCTGGGACCGGGCCGCCGACGGCGATCTGTGGCCGGATGTGTGGGCCACGCTCAAACGGGTTCTCGGTGGCTACGTGATCGGCACGGTCGCGGGCTACGCGCTCGGCCTGCTGATGGGTTCGCTCGCTCTGGTGCGGGCGGCGCTGGAGCCGTTGCTCGACGCCCTGTACGTCGTACCGAAACTGGCCCTGCTGCCGGTCTTCCTCAATATGTTCGGCCTCGGCGAAGGGCCGCAGATCGCCCTGGTCGCCGCCACCGTCTTCTTCTTCGTCTGGATCTCGACCATGGCGGCCGTGCTCGCCGTCCCGGTCGGCCACCGGGACGCGGGTCAGGTGTTCGGCGCCTCGCCCTGGCAGATGTTCCGGCACGTGCTCCTGCCGGCGTCGCTGCCCGCGGTGCTGGTCGGCGCGCGGATCGCGGCCGGGGTGGCGGTGCTGGTCATCGTGGCGTCGGAGCAGATCGCGGCGGCCGACGGACTGGGCCACCTCATCTTCGACTCCCGGGCGCTCTTCCAGAACGACGTGATGTTCGTCGGCATCGTCTGTGTGGCGGTGCTCGGCGTCGTCTTCTCCGAAGTGGTCCGGATCGCCGGCCGGCTGCTCACGCCCTGGGCCCCGCGCGACCGGGGCCGCAGCCAGTCGTGA
- a CDS encoding ABC transporter substrate-binding protein, which translates to MLVAASLLGAAGCAGDDSSGDDSAGAAAPRTVKPVAGCGAGSWTDPSDLAPDRKPARCEKGAPKPRPLAKKRKIVLATGTLSAEYVAPLQVAVAKGEFAKEGLDVQLKVLPTPDALPLLAKGDVDAQWAAPEVAVMNGINGGFDIKWVAGNFSPDPTSKSGLWVRLKDGESADHVDMAGRKLGTMIGKGSVIAYPMDTSLKKHGGGLDKISFQQLGSADVLTALQNGGVDSAWLLDPIWRKVDGDKKFAFLGGQPAGEPLGGLLFGPTLLNKDPDAGVAFLRAYIRTVNTYFADDYKSDPAFVSELAKLMKTDEATLRSTPSMRMDWEIRKGTTDRVQKAYADSGVETGTPVPEEKAVDRAMYSEAVGHKP; encoded by the coding sequence ATGCTCGTGGCGGCATCCCTGCTCGGCGCGGCGGGCTGCGCCGGGGACGACTCCTCGGGCGACGACTCCGCCGGCGCCGCGGCGCCCCGCACCGTCAAGCCCGTCGCGGGCTGCGGCGCCGGGAGCTGGACCGACCCCTCGGACCTGGCCCCCGACCGCAAGCCCGCCCGCTGCGAGAAGGGGGCGCCCAAGCCCCGGCCGCTGGCGAAGAAGCGGAAGATCGTGCTGGCCACCGGCACCCTGAGCGCGGAGTACGTCGCACCGCTCCAGGTCGCGGTGGCCAAGGGCGAGTTCGCGAAGGAGGGCCTGGACGTCCAGCTGAAGGTGCTCCCCACCCCGGACGCCCTGCCCCTGCTCGCCAAGGGCGACGTCGACGCCCAGTGGGCGGCGCCGGAGGTCGCGGTAATGAACGGCATCAACGGCGGCTTCGACATCAAGTGGGTCGCGGGCAACTTCTCCCCCGACCCGACGTCGAAGAGCGGACTGTGGGTGCGCCTCAAGGACGGCGAGAGCGCCGATCACGTCGACATGGCCGGCCGGAAGCTCGGCACGATGATCGGCAAGGGCTCGGTGATCGCCTACCCGATGGACACCTCACTGAAGAAGCACGGCGGCGGGCTCGACAAGATCAGCTTCCAGCAGCTCGGCTCCGCCGACGTACTGACCGCCCTGCAGAACGGGGGCGTGGACTCCGCCTGGCTGCTCGACCCGATCTGGCGCAAGGTCGACGGCGACAAGAAGTTCGCCTTCCTCGGCGGCCAGCCCGCCGGTGAACCGCTCGGCGGCCTGCTGTTCGGCCCGACGCTGCTGAACAAGGACCCGGACGCGGGCGTCGCCTTCCTCCGGGCCTACATCCGTACGGTGAACACCTACTTCGCCGACGACTACAAGTCCGACCCGGCCTTCGTCAGCGAGCTGGCGAAACTGATGAAGACCGACGAGGCCACCTTGCGCTCGACACCGTCGATGCGGATGGACTGGGAGATCCGCAAGGGCACCACGGACCGGGTGCAGAAGGCGTACGCGGACTCGGGCGTCGAGACCGGCACACCGGTACCGGAGGAGAAGGCCGTGGACCGTGCGATGTACAGCGAGGCCGTGGGCCACAAGCCCTGA
- a CDS encoding CBS domain-containing protein: MLVRDAMSTVVLTIGPTHTLRQAARLMSARRIGAAVVHDPDTCGLGIITERDILNAVGSGQNPDVETAATHTTTDVVFAAPAWTLEEAAEAMTHGGFRHLIVLDDNGPVGVVSVRDIIRCWAPAGRHPAALVG; encoded by the coding sequence ATGCTCGTACGTGACGCCATGAGCACGGTGGTCCTCACCATCGGCCCCACCCACACCCTCCGCCAGGCAGCCCGGCTGATGTCGGCGCGCCGGATCGGAGCGGCGGTCGTCCACGACCCGGACACCTGCGGTCTCGGCATCATCACCGAACGCGACATCCTCAACGCGGTCGGCTCCGGCCAGAACCCCGACGTCGAGACCGCCGCCACCCACACCACCACCGATGTGGTCTTCGCCGCGCCGGCCTGGACCCTGGAGGAGGCGGCCGAGGCCATGACGCACGGCGGCTTCCGGCACCTGATCGTGCTGGACGACAACGGCCCGGTCGGCGTCGTGTCGGTGCGCGACATCATCCGCTGCTGGGCACCGGCCGGCCGTCATCCGGCGGCGCTGGTCGGCTGA
- a CDS encoding catalase, which yields MTQEAHVTQGPLTTETGAPVADNQNSQTAGIGGPVLVQDQSLMEKLAHFNRERIPERIVHARGAGAYGTFTLTRDVSQWTRAKFLSEVGKQTETFLRFSTVAGNLGSADAVRDPRGFALKFYTEDGNYDLVGNNTPVFFIKDAIKFPDFIHTQKRDPYTGSQEADNVWDFWGLSPESTHQVTWLFGDRGIPATLRHMNGYGSHTYQWNNEAGEVFWVKYHFKTDQGIRNLTQDEANKLAGEDPDSHQRDLRESIERGEFPSWTVQVQIMPAAEAASYRFNPFDLTKVWPHEDYPPVEIGRLELNRNPDNVFAETEQSIFSPAHFVPGIGPSPDKMLQGRLFAYGDAHRYRVGINADHLPVNRPHAAEARTHGRDGYLYDGRHKGAKNYEPNSFGGPVETGRPLWEPTQVTGSTGTHEAAVHAEDDDFVQAGNLYRLYSEDEKARLIDNLAGFISKVSRDDIAERAINNFRQADGDFGKRLEAAVQALRG from the coding sequence ATGACGCAGGAGGCGCACGTGACGCAGGGACCGCTCACCACAGAGACCGGAGCACCGGTCGCCGACAACCAGAACAGCCAGACCGCCGGCATCGGCGGTCCGGTGCTGGTGCAGGACCAGTCGCTGATGGAGAAGCTCGCGCACTTCAACCGCGAGCGCATCCCGGAGCGGATCGTGCACGCCCGGGGCGCCGGTGCGTACGGCACGTTCACGCTGACCCGTGACGTCTCGCAGTGGACGCGGGCGAAGTTCCTCTCCGAGGTCGGCAAGCAGACCGAGACCTTCCTGCGCTTCTCCACCGTCGCCGGCAACCTCGGCTCCGCCGACGCGGTGCGTGACCCCCGCGGCTTCGCGCTGAAGTTCTACACCGAGGACGGCAACTACGACCTCGTCGGCAACAACACCCCGGTGTTCTTCATCAAGGACGCCATCAAGTTCCCCGACTTCATCCACACCCAGAAGCGCGACCCGTACACCGGCTCGCAGGAGGCGGACAACGTCTGGGACTTCTGGGGTCTGTCGCCCGAGTCCACCCACCAGGTGACCTGGCTCTTCGGTGACCGGGGCATCCCCGCCACGCTGCGCCACATGAACGGGTACGGCTCGCACACCTACCAGTGGAACAACGAGGCCGGCGAGGTCTTCTGGGTCAAGTACCACTTCAAGACCGACCAGGGCATCAGGAACCTGACCCAGGACGAGGCCAACAAGCTGGCCGGCGAGGACCCCGACAGCCATCAGCGTGATCTGCGCGAGTCCATCGAGCGCGGCGAGTTCCCGTCCTGGACCGTGCAGGTCCAGATCATGCCGGCGGCAGAGGCGGCCTCCTACCGCTTCAACCCGTTCGACCTCACCAAGGTCTGGCCGCACGAGGACTACCCGCCGGTCGAGATCGGCAGGCTGGAGCTCAACCGGAACCCGGACAACGTCTTCGCGGAGACCGAGCAGTCGATCTTCAGCCCCGCGCACTTCGTTCCCGGCATCGGCCCGTCCCCGGACAAGATGCTCCAGGGCCGCCTCTTCGCGTACGGCGACGCGCACCGCTACAGGGTCGGTATCAACGCCGACCACCTGCCGGTGAACCGCCCGCACGCCGCCGAGGCGCGGACGCACGGCCGTGACGGCTACCTGTACGACGGCCGCCACAAGGGCGCCAAGAACTACGAGCCGAACAGCTTCGGAGGTCCGGTCGAGACCGGCCGCCCGCTGTGGGAGCCCACCCAGGTCACCGGCTCCACCGGCACCCACGAGGCCGCCGTGCACGCCGAGGACGACGACTTCGTCCAGGCCGGCAACCTCTACCGGCTCTACTCCGAGGACGAGAAGGCCCGGCTGATCGACAACCTCGCCGGGTTCATCTCGAAGGTCTCGCGCGACGACATAGCCGAGCGCGCGATCAACAACTTCCGTCAGGCCGACGGCGACTTCGGCAAGCGGCTGGAAGCGGCGGTCCAGGCCCTCCGCGGCTGA
- a CDS encoding IS1182 family transposase, which translates to MWVRDRLGGLWRDEDFADWYPRDGRPGLSPAQLATVCVLQFLLGLSDRQAAEAVRCRIDFKYALAMELNDPGFHHSVLGDFRERLTEDDRADRLLDLTLARLKEAGLVRERTTQRTDSTHVLAAVRDLTRLELVTEAVRAALEELAGTAPHLLADLVDEEWGRRYGRPVRLGKNPTRPKTRILATGGDAVRLLEHVAEHAADRLSGPRAQALRQIMVQNYYRDGAGRLRWRTADDGGLPPSAVAVVSPYDPTARYARRGHVTRWKGFVAHLTETCDPEGVNVITDVATTDATGYDAKALPGIHTRLGRRGLLPAEHLVDGGYTSLVHLEQAAREHQVTVTGPLPVNTTRQNRRNNGFGRDDFHIDFDRRQVTCPQGETSAGWHGPYPTSSPTAAPLIVARFTKSQCRPCPVRTRCTTTADSARSVGFPPRELRDLQLRVRAEQQTPEWQARYAVRSGVEGTINELAHGHGMRRCRYRGQHKAHLQHVFTAIAANIERLSRRPPTGEPPPSRPPTAFQNYLDQHGITRPRSWRSARD; encoded by the coding sequence ATGTGGGTGAGAGACCGCCTGGGCGGGCTGTGGCGTGACGAGGACTTCGCGGACTGGTATCCGCGTGACGGCCGCCCCGGGCTCTCGCCCGCTCAGCTGGCCACCGTGTGTGTGCTGCAGTTCCTGCTCGGTCTGTCGGACCGGCAGGCCGCCGAGGCGGTTCGCTGCCGCATCGATTTCAAGTACGCGCTGGCCATGGAGCTGAACGATCCCGGATTCCACCACAGCGTGCTGGGCGACTTCCGCGAGCGTCTCACCGAGGACGACCGCGCCGACCGTCTCCTTGACCTCACGCTTGCGCGCCTGAAGGAGGCCGGTCTCGTGCGCGAGCGCACCACTCAGCGCACGGACTCCACCCACGTCCTGGCCGCGGTGCGCGACCTGACCCGGCTGGAACTGGTCACCGAGGCCGTCCGCGCCGCCCTGGAAGAGCTGGCCGGCACCGCTCCGCACCTGCTGGCCGACCTGGTAGACGAGGAGTGGGGGCGTCGTTACGGCCGCCCGGTCCGCCTGGGCAAGAACCCCACCCGCCCCAAGACCAGGATCCTCGCCACCGGTGGTGACGCCGTCCGGCTGCTGGAGCACGTCGCAGAGCATGCGGCGGATCGCCTGTCCGGGCCCCGGGCCCAGGCCCTGCGGCAGATCATGGTGCAGAACTACTACCGCGACGGGGCCGGCCGTCTGCGCTGGCGCACCGCCGATGACGGCGGGCTGCCGCCCTCAGCGGTCGCGGTCGTCTCGCCCTACGACCCGACGGCCCGTTACGCGCGCCGCGGACACGTCACCCGTTGGAAAGGGTTCGTCGCGCATCTCACCGAGACCTGTGATCCTGAAGGCGTCAACGTGATCACGGATGTGGCCACCACCGACGCCACCGGCTACGACGCGAAGGCTCTGCCCGGTATCCACACCCGGCTGGGGCGTCGCGGGCTGCTGCCCGCCGAGCATCTGGTCGACGGCGGCTACACCTCCCTGGTCCATCTCGAACAGGCGGCCCGGGAACACCAGGTCACGGTCACCGGACCACTGCCGGTCAACACCACCCGCCAGAACCGCAGGAACAACGGCTTCGGCCGCGACGACTTCCACATCGACTTCGACCGCCGACAGGTCACCTGCCCGCAGGGCGAGACCAGCGCGGGATGGCACGGCCCCTACCCGACCTCCTCACCCACCGCAGCACCTCTGATCGTGGCACGGTTCACCAAGAGCCAGTGCCGTCCCTGCCCGGTCCGCACCCGCTGCACGACCACCGCCGACAGCGCCCGGAGCGTGGGCTTTCCCCCGCGAGAACTCCGTGACCTGCAACTCCGAGTCCGCGCCGAGCAGCAGACACCCGAATGGCAGGCCCGCTACGCGGTCCGCTCCGGAGTGGAAGGCACCATCAACGAGCTCGCCCACGGACACGGCATGCGCCGCTGTCGCTACCGGGGACAGCACAAAGCCCACTTACAGCACGTGTTCACAGCCATCGCCGCAAACATCGAGCGCCTCAGCCGGCGGCCGCCGACCGGAGAACCACCTCCGTCCCGGCCGCCGACCGCATTCCAGAACTACCTGGACCAGCACGGAATCACCCGGCCGAGGTCTTGGCGGTCCGCCAGAGACTGA
- a CDS encoding TetR/AcrR family transcriptional regulator produces MPTARDALLDAARAALTTRPWPAVRMVEVAAAAGVSRQTLHNEFGGKDGLARALVRRAADGYLAGVEQALGTAGGTGDRLAATAAWTARATRTDDLVRGLLTGCWEGRLPGPAPSATLTLSGILRIPGGAA; encoded by the coding sequence ATGCCGACAGCGCGAGACGCACTGCTGGACGCCGCCCGCGCGGCCCTGACCACCCGGCCCTGGCCGGCCGTGCGGATGGTCGAGGTGGCAGCCGCCGCCGGAGTCTCCCGGCAGACCCTCCACAACGAGTTCGGCGGCAAGGACGGGCTGGCCCGCGCCCTGGTCCGACGGGCCGCCGACGGCTACCTGGCCGGTGTCGAACAGGCGCTGGGAACAGCGGGCGGTACCGGCGACAGACTGGCCGCCACCGCCGCCTGGACGGCGCGGGCCACCCGGACGGACGACCTGGTCCGGGGGCTGCTCACCGGCTGCTGGGAGGGCCGATTACCGGGCCCCGCCCCTTCCGCGACGCTGACTCTGTCGGGGATCTTGAGGATCCCCGGCGGGGCAGCATGA